One part of the Arabidopsis thaliana chromosome 1 sequence genome encodes these proteins:
- a CDS encoding Ribosomal protein L35Ae family protein, producing the protein MKGRQGERVRLYVRGTVLGYKRSKSNQYPNTSLIQIEGVNTQEEVNWYKGKRLAYIYKAKTKKNGSHYRCIWGKVTRPHGNSGVVRSKFTSNLPPKSMGARVRVFMYPSNI; encoded by the exons ATGAAGGGACGTCAAGGAGAGAGAGTTAg ATTGTATGTTCGTGGAACAGTCCTCGGCTACAAGAG GTCCAAGTCGAACCAATATCCCAACACTTCTCTCATCCAGATTGAAGGTGTGAACACTCAAGAGGAGGTCAATTGGTACAAGGGTAAGCGTTTGGCTTACATCTACAAggcaaagacaaagaagaacgGTTCTCACTACCGTTGCATTTGGGGCAAAGTCACTAGGCCTCATGGTAACAGCGGTGTTGTCCGTTCTAAGTTCACTTCAAACCTACCACCCAAGTCAATG GGAGCTAGAGTCAGAGTCTTCATGTACCCTAGCAACATATGA